Proteins encoded in a region of the Vitis riparia cultivar Riparia Gloire de Montpellier isolate 1030 chromosome 7, EGFV_Vit.rip_1.0, whole genome shotgun sequence genome:
- the LOC117917848 gene encoding cytochrome P450 94A1-like: MFEFSLLSPFLFILPLLFFFFFFIRTKSSSSPSASALRCYPIIGSSLEIFANLNRRVQWTSDLIRASPSATVVIHRCLGTRVVLTGNPSNVQHILKTHFHNYHKGQFFRIILSDFLGGGIFNADGDNWKFQRQVSSHEFNTKSLRKFIETVVDAELSDRLIPILSTAAANNSVLDFQDILQRFAFDNICKIAFGYDPDYLLPSLPQAKFAVAFEDAARISSERFTLILPIVWKLKRLMGVGSEKRLKLAVAEVREFAKNIVREKKEELKHKSSLDSTDLLSRFLSSGHSDEDFITDIVISFILAGRDTTSAALTWFFWLLFKHPDVEDQILNEINEKSELPVFDEVKDMVYTHASLCESMRFYPPIPVDSKEVVSDDVLPDGTVVKKGMRVTYHPYAMGRLEELWGSDWPEFRPERWLQRDPDTGKWSFVARDPYTYPVFQAGPRICLGKEMAFLQMKRVVAGVLRRFQVVPVVEDGGEPVYTADLTAKMKGGFLVRIVERADRG; the protein is encoded by the coding sequence ATGTTTGAGTTTAGCCTCCTTTCTCCATTTCTCTTCATTCTTCCActacttttcttcttcttcttcttcattcgCACAAAATCATCTTCATCTCCTTCCGCCAGTGCCCTCAGATGTTACCCAATAATTGGCTCATCTCTGGAAATCTTCGCCAATCTAAACCGACGTGTCCAGTGGACATCTGATCTTATTAGAGCCTCACCCTCTGCAACTGTAGTCATCCACCGCTGTCTGGGCACACGTGTTGTCCTCACTGGCAACCCCTCCAATGTCCAGCACATCCTCAAGACCCACTTCCACAACTACCATAAAGGCCAGTTCTTTAGAATCATCCTCTCTGATTTTCTTGGTGGCGGCATCTTCAATGCCGACGGCGACAACTGGAAGTTCCAGAGACAGGTCTCCAGCCATGAATTCAACACAAAATCCCTGCGCAAATTCATTGAGACTGTCGTCGATGCTGAGCTCTCCGACCGCCTCATCCCTATTTTAAGCACTGCTGCCGCCAACAACTCGGTTCTGGACTTTCAAGATATTCTCCAGAGATTCGCTTTCGATAACATCTGCAAGATCGCTTTCGGGTACGATCCAGATTATCTATTGCCATCTCTCCCACAGGCAAAATTCGCAGTTGCTTTCGAGGATGCAGCTCGAATTAGCAGCGAGAGGTTCACTTTGATTCTCCCAATTGTGTGGAAACTGAAACGGCTTATGGGAGTAGGGTCGGAGAAGCGCCTGAAGCTTGCAGTGGCTGAGGTGCGTGAGTTTGCAAAAAACATCGtaagagagaagaaagaagagcTGAAGCACAAATCTTCACTCGACTCCACCGACCTCTTATCAAGATTCTTGAGCTCCGGCCACTCAGATGAGGACTTTATCACTGATATAGTCATCAGCTTTATACTCGCCGGTCGGGACACCACCTCCGCTGCTTTGACATGGTTCTTCTGGTTACTCTTCAAGCACCCAGATGTGGAAGATCAGATTCtaaatgaaatcaatgaaaagtCTGAATTGCCGGTGTTCGATGAAGTGAAGGACATGGTCTACACACACGCCTCTCTCTGTGAGAGTATGCGATTCTACCCTCCTATCCCCGTCGACAGCAAAGAGGTGGTGAGCGACGACGTGTTGCCGGACGGCACTGTGGTGAAGAAGGGCATGAGGGTGACCTATCATCCCTACGCAATGGGAAGGTTGGAGGAGCTGTGGGGGTCGGACTGGCCGGAGTTCCGACCAGAGAGATGGCTGCAGAGAGACCCAGATACCGGAAAATGGAGCTTTGTGGCCAGGGATCCATACACGTATCCGGTGTTTCAGGCCGGACCCAGAATTTGCCTGGGAAAGGAGATGGCGTTTCTGCAGATGAAGAGGGTGGTCGCCGGAGTACTGCGACGATTCCAGGTGGTGCCGGTGGTGGAGGACGGTGGCGAGCCGGTCTACACCGCCGACTTAACTGCCAAAATGAAAGGTGGTTTTCTGGTTAGGATTGTGGAAAGGGCTGATAGAGGGTGA